In Amycolatopsis methanolica 239, a single genomic region encodes these proteins:
- a CDS encoding DUF917 domain-containing protein, with translation MWQLGADDVDDLARGAELLGGGGGGEVRVATLLAKQLLRREPLTVLSPAELPGDARAVPIGLIGSVTVFEERFTAGTEFGAVVGALERHTGEEVSAVLAFEAAGVNLLLPVVAAARLGVPLLDADGEGRALPNLDQTVFTLARLPVTPMVLADALIGTVIIDAREAAQAERLARAGAVAMGGWALVGFAPQRARDLDRFAIRNSISLAKGVGKLLRRKKLDELLDTYGGRILFRGTIVETDRRYGNGYGRGTLVLQHAEDSERFLHVEFQNEYYLAVENGELRASVPDVICLLSSPGMNPLRTEHVRNGLTVTVLALPCAPAWRTSAGLGLAGPRAFGYDVDYTVPNGVA, from the coding sequence ATGTGGCAGCTGGGCGCGGACGACGTCGACGACCTCGCGCGTGGTGCGGAGCTGCTGGGCGGCGGCGGTGGCGGCGAGGTGCGGGTGGCCACGCTGCTGGCCAAGCAGCTGTTGCGGCGCGAGCCGCTCACCGTGCTGTCCCCGGCGGAACTGCCCGGCGACGCACGCGCCGTCCCGATCGGACTGATCGGCTCGGTCACCGTCTTCGAGGAGCGGTTCACCGCCGGTACCGAGTTCGGCGCGGTCGTCGGCGCGCTCGAACGGCACACCGGCGAGGAGGTGTCCGCGGTGCTCGCGTTCGAAGCGGCGGGGGTCAACCTCCTGCTGCCGGTGGTGGCCGCCGCGCGGCTCGGGGTGCCGCTGCTGGACGCCGACGGGGAAGGCCGGGCGCTGCCGAACCTCGACCAGACGGTGTTCACCCTGGCGCGGCTGCCGGTGACCCCGATGGTGCTGGCCGACGCGCTGATCGGGACGGTGATCATCGACGCGCGCGAGGCCGCGCAGGCGGAGCGGCTCGCGCGGGCCGGGGCGGTCGCGATGGGCGGCTGGGCGCTGGTCGGGTTCGCCCCGCAGCGCGCCCGCGACCTGGACCGCTTCGCCATCCGGAACTCGATCTCCCTGGCCAAGGGCGTGGGAAAGTTGTTACGGCGGAAGAAGCTCGACGAGCTGCTGGACACCTACGGCGGGCGGATCCTGTTCCGGGGCACCATCGTGGAAACCGACCGGCGTTACGGCAACGGGTACGGCAGGGGAACCCTGGTGCTGCAGCATGCCGAGGACAGCGAGCGGTTCCTGCACGTGGAGTTCCAGAACGAGTACTACCTCGCGGTGGAGAACGGCGAGCTCCGCGCGTCCGTGCCGGACGTGATCTGCCTGCTCTCCTCGCCCGGCATGAACCCGTTGCGCACCGAGCACGTGCGCAACGGCCTGACCGTCACGGTGCTCGCCCTGCCGTGCGCCCCGGCCTGGCGTACCTCGGCCGGGCTCGGCCTCGCCGGGCCGCGCGCGTTCGGGTACGACGTCGACTACACCGTCCCGAACGGGGTCGCGTAA
- a CDS encoding PucR family transcriptional regulator, translating to MEQERGDPPVHVRNLIAGKCLGTAELVGGESGLDTPVESVTVVSSADASTGLPIGALMVAMLIDDSAVQAEVLLRRAAAARAAAVVLATSRRLLLSTKKLADRLGIALFTVRESEAVGVAWRVEQVVREPSRAFLPVLARVITRLQVPAQSAAEVVEVVSTELGCTVALVGPDGSTLAGKAPPDIDVELFAMPIAHTVVVDDGFRLYSPIVVETPVRAESWLVAATPAWHRSWVSVAHQVCTVAGLAARSWVLRGRLLAEAEARDHSVLLAELLEGQQVLSQGTVERALKAGWRLDGWHTGIHLREVESSTARWRPTGEVRDRLRAQGIDGPVVERSDGWVCWVTEEREPSSQSYRDITARLARAVEELTETVRVVAGVGRPCAGASGIARSLGEAHEAALFAGTGRDASPVEHIDRLGLRRLLSGWYHSDAFRSYAYSLLQPLLGDDDGAELLATLAVYLDRESSATSTAAALGVHRNTVSYRIGRVERLLSVNLANADDRLVLQLACRVVEPDTGAHR from the coding sequence ATGGAACAGGAGCGGGGCGACCCACCCGTGCACGTCCGCAACCTGATCGCCGGGAAGTGCCTCGGCACCGCCGAACTGGTCGGCGGGGAGTCCGGATTGGACACCCCGGTGGAGTCGGTCACCGTGGTGTCCTCAGCCGACGCGTCGACCGGCTTGCCCATCGGCGCCCTGATGGTGGCCATGCTGATCGACGACTCGGCGGTCCAGGCGGAGGTCCTGCTGCGCCGGGCCGCGGCGGCGCGCGCGGCCGCGGTCGTGCTGGCGACCTCGCGCCGCCTGCTGCTGTCCACCAAGAAGCTCGCGGACCGGCTGGGCATCGCGCTGTTCACCGTGCGCGAGTCCGAGGCCGTCGGGGTCGCCTGGCGGGTGGAACAGGTCGTCCGGGAGCCGTCGCGGGCGTTCCTGCCGGTGCTGGCGCGGGTGATCACGCGGTTGCAAGTCCCGGCGCAGAGCGCCGCGGAGGTGGTCGAGGTGGTCAGCACGGAGCTGGGGTGTACGGTCGCGCTGGTCGGGCCGGACGGCAGCACGCTGGCCGGGAAGGCGCCACCGGACATCGACGTGGAGCTGTTCGCGATGCCGATCGCGCACACGGTGGTGGTGGACGACGGTTTCCGGCTCTACTCGCCGATCGTGGTGGAGACCCCGGTGCGCGCCGAATCGTGGCTGGTCGCGGCGACGCCGGCGTGGCACCGGTCGTGGGTGTCGGTGGCCCATCAGGTGTGCACGGTGGCCGGGCTCGCCGCCCGGTCCTGGGTGCTGCGGGGGCGCCTGCTCGCCGAGGCGGAGGCGCGCGACCACAGCGTCCTGCTCGCCGAGTTGCTGGAGGGTCAGCAGGTGCTCTCGCAGGGCACCGTGGAGCGCGCGCTCAAGGCCGGATGGCGGCTCGACGGCTGGCACACCGGTATCCATCTGCGCGAGGTGGAGTCGAGCACCGCGCGATGGCGGCCGACCGGGGAGGTCCGCGACCGGCTCCGGGCGCAGGGGATCGACGGGCCGGTCGTCGAACGCAGCGACGGCTGGGTCTGCTGGGTCACCGAAGAACGGGAACCGTCGTCGCAGTCCTATCGGGACATCACCGCCCGGCTGGCGCGCGCGGTGGAGGAGCTGACCGAGACCGTGCGGGTGGTGGCCGGGGTCGGCCGGCCGTGCGCCGGGGCGTCCGGCATCGCGCGGAGCCTCGGGGAGGCGCACGAAGCGGCGCTGTTCGCCGGTACCGGCCGGGACGCCAGCCCGGTGGAGCACATCGACCGGCTCGGCCTGCGGCGGCTGCTGTCCGGGTGGTACCACTCGGACGCGTTCCGGAGCTACGCGTACTCGCTGCTGCAGCCGTTGCTGGGGGACGACGACGGCGCGGAGCTGCTGGCGACGCTGGCGGTGTACCTGGACCGCGAATCGTCCGCGACGTCGACCGCCGCGGCGCTGGGGGTGCACCGCAACACGGTCAGCTACCGCATCGGCCGGGTGGAACGGCTGCTGTCGGTCAACCTGGCCAACGCCGATGACCGGCTGGTACTGCAACTCGCCTGCCGTGTCGTCGAACCGGACACCGGGGCGCACCGGTGA